In Mycobacterium gallinarum, a single window of DNA contains:
- a CDS encoding esterase, whose protein sequence is MKNRHLVIAVAVILTVAACDSSTEPAASSEAVTTPTTTSTSGTATTSAAPTAAAAESSACTELEGTVGAANLCTVHTETPDYTIDMSFPVDYPDQDAVAEVLTDQRDEFIDLVEDQPARDVPKALDIKSQTFRSGAPGSGTESLVFEEYVNFGGAHPVTNYDALNFDLGKKAPITFDALFKPDADPVAMLDRLVAADLEKQLPSVTVGDNPIGAGMYKNFALTDDAVLFFLSQGQWTISAAGPRTVSIPRAELASILA, encoded by the coding sequence ATGAAGAACCGGCACCTCGTGATTGCGGTCGCGGTGATCCTCACCGTGGCGGCGTGTGACAGTTCCACCGAGCCGGCGGCGTCGTCGGAGGCGGTGACGACGCCAACGACAACCTCAACGTCCGGGACGGCCACCACTTCCGCCGCGCCGACCGCCGCGGCTGCTGAGTCCTCCGCGTGCACGGAGCTCGAGGGAACGGTCGGCGCCGCCAATCTCTGCACGGTCCACACCGAGACGCCCGACTACACGATCGACATGAGCTTCCCGGTCGACTACCCGGACCAAGACGCGGTGGCTGAGGTCCTGACCGATCAACGCGACGAGTTCATCGACTTAGTCGAGGATCAGCCGGCCCGCGATGTGCCCAAAGCGCTCGACATCAAGTCGCAGACATTCCGGTCGGGCGCGCCGGGCTCGGGCACCGAAAGCCTGGTGTTCGAGGAGTACGTCAACTTCGGCGGCGCCCATCCGGTGACGAACTACGACGCCCTCAATTTCGACCTCGGCAAGAAGGCGCCGATCACATTCGACGCGCTGTTCAAACCAGACGCCGACCCCGTCGCGATGCTCGACCGTCTCGTGGCGGCCGATTTGGAAAAGCAGTTGCCCAGCGTGACCGTCGGCGACAACCCCATCGGCGCGGGGATGTACAAGAACTTCGCCCTCACCGATGACGCGGTGCTGTTCTTCCTCAGCCAGGGGCAGTGGACCATCTCGGCCGCTGGTCCGCGGACGGTCTCGATACCTCGCGCAGAACTCGCATCGATCCTGGCCTGA
- a CDS encoding ESX-1 secretion-associated protein: MSNPNEPLKVDLTELHAAADQLDGHASEFLATHGKALARASQANLGAGLSAAAVPQMLAAWEADSARFAKHFATNAQGHREAAARYADTDTASADGIDDAGAALS, from the coding sequence GTGTCGAATCCGAACGAGCCGTTGAAGGTTGATCTGACAGAGCTGCACGCGGCGGCGGACCAACTCGACGGACACGCAAGCGAGTTCTTGGCGACCCATGGGAAGGCGCTCGCGCGGGCGAGCCAGGCGAATCTGGGGGCGGGCTTGTCGGCTGCCGCAGTGCCGCAGATGTTGGCAGCCTGGGAGGCCGACAGCGCCCGCTTCGCCAAGCACTTCGCCACGAACGCGCAGGGACACCGCGAAGCAGCGGCGCGCTATGCGGATACGGACACCGCCAGCGCCGACGGAATCGACGACGCGGGTGCTGCGCTGAGCTGA